The following proteins come from a genomic window of Vicinamibacteria bacterium:
- a CDS encoding arginase family protein, which produces DGMLRGLGVITLGLVSTLGWGQENRYRDSDGRIRVAPVKMPYSGARNVPEISPVPDYLEAGGVVALLEELGAKVKEIPRVALTPEEENDYGEWHRLGLANYHLGEMVAENERDGYLTIGLLANCSSLMGVLGGLQDSGPTRRPRKVGLVFIDAHGDFNTPETTLSGMLGGMPVAVSAGMCLRNLRMESGLDPALPTRYIVMAAVRDTDPLEQELIDRSEIEMITVDDIRKRSENIHAQMERLSSLVDLIYIHIDMDVLDPREVSGHPLTVPDGPTSQELADALTEMFRYEKAAALGIASTPSGERDPDGLSLQAAYNLVRGAIRGVKERK; this is translated from the coding sequence GATGGAATGCTACGTGGTCTAGGGGTAATCACGCTCGGCTTGGTCTCGACCCTCGGCTGGGGCCAGGAAAACCGGTACCGAGATTCCGACGGACGCATCCGGGTGGCGCCAGTGAAAATGCCCTACTCCGGGGCACGTAACGTTCCGGAAATCTCTCCCGTGCCCGACTACCTCGAGGCGGGGGGAGTCGTCGCGCTGCTAGAGGAGCTCGGGGCCAAAGTCAAAGAAATCCCCCGCGTGGCGCTGACACCGGAAGAGGAGAACGACTATGGCGAGTGGCATCGTCTCGGGCTCGCGAATTACCATCTCGGTGAGATGGTGGCCGAGAACGAGCGCGATGGTTATCTCACGATCGGCCTGCTCGCGAACTGTAGCTCTTTAATGGGAGTCCTGGGCGGACTTCAGGACTCAGGTCCAACGCGACGGCCTCGAAAGGTCGGGCTCGTCTTCATCGATGCCCACGGCGATTTCAACACTCCGGAGACGACTCTTTCCGGCATGCTGGGCGGGATGCCGGTCGCGGTATCGGCGGGCATGTGCTTGAGGAACCTCCGGATGGAGTCGGGGCTCGATCCCGCACTTCCGACTCGCTACATCGTGATGGCAGCCGTGCGGGACACCGATCCTCTCGAACAGGAGCTCATCGACCGATCCGAGATCGAGATGATCACCGTGGACGACATTCGCAAGCGCTCCGAGAACATCCACGCTCAGATGGAGCGTCTTTCCTCGCTGGTGGATCTCATCTACATTCACATCGATATGGACGTGCTCGATCCCCGAGAAGTCTCGGGACACCCGCTCACCGTCCCTGACGGTCCCACGAGCCAGGAGCTAGCCGACGCGCTCACCGAGATGTTCCGGTACGAGAAGGCGGCCGCTCTTGGCATCGCCTCGACGCCTTCGGGTGAGCGCGACCCAGATGGTCTTTCGCTACAGGCCGCCTACAACCTCGTGCGCGGCGCCATCCGGGGGGTCAAGGAACGAAAGTGA